A single genomic interval of Sceloporus undulatus isolate JIND9_A2432 ecotype Alabama chromosome 2, SceUnd_v1.1, whole genome shotgun sequence harbors:
- the LOC121923715 gene encoding three prime repair exonuclease 2-like, with amino-acid sequence MAAPQDFQTFVFLDIETTGLPQDQPRVAELCLFAVHRHSLLLSPPDNTLTPLEQLPRVIDKLTLCIDPQKPFTSRAEEINGLSNQKLEENCKLELNSAVVEALHGFLNRQAGPICLVAHNGLRFDFPLLRTEFQQVGTKLFADMGCLDTLPALRELVEDTNGCYKLGYLYHHFYGQEPICAHSAEGDVITLVLVFLAKAPELMSWADRNACRWEKIQPMYQLNIDRDCY; translated from the coding sequence ATGGCTGCTCCCCAGGACTTCCAAACATTTGTCTTCCTTGATATTGAAACAACTGGCTTGCCTCAAGACCAGCCTCGTGTGGCTGAACTGTGTCTCTTTGCTGTGCACCGCCATTCTTTGCTGCTCTCTCCACCAGACAATACACTGACCCCACTGGAGCAGCTGCCTCGTGTCATAGACAAGCTCACCCTCTGCATTGATCCCCAGAAGCCCTTCACCTCCAGAGCAGAGGAGATCAATGGGCTGAGCAACCAGAAACTGGAAGAGAACTGCAAACTAGAACTCAACAGTGCTGTGGTGGAAGCCCTACATGGGTTCCTGAACCGGCAAGCTGGCCCAATCTGCTTGGTTGCCCACAATGGCCTGCGGTTTGATTTCCCCCTGCTGCGTACAGAGTTTCAGCAAGTGGGCACCAAGTTATTTGCAGACATGGGCTGCCTTGACACACTGCCAGCCTTGAGGGAGTTGGTTGAAGACACAAATGGATGCTACAAGCTGGGATATCTGTACCATCACTTTTATGGGCAGGAACCCATCTGTGCCCACTCAGCCGAAGGGGATGTGATCACTCTTGTCCTGGTGTTTCTGGCTAAAGCCCCTGAGCTGATGTCATGGGCAGACCGTAATGCCTGTCGCTGGGAGAAGATTCAGCCTATGTACCAGCTCAACATAGACAGGGACTGTTATTGA